A single region of the Bacteroides luhongzhouii genome encodes:
- the hisC gene encoding histidinol-phosphate transaminase: protein MHNLKFKEVKSLQELTRPNIWKLKPYSSARDEYKGATASVFLDANENPYNTPHNRYPDPMQCELKALLSKIKKVSPEHIFLGNGSDEAIDLVFRAFCEPGKDNVVAIDPTYGMYQVCADVNDVEYRKVLLDDNFQFSADKLLAATDEHTKLIFLCSPNNPTGNDLLRSEIEKVLYQFEGLVMLDEAYNDFSQASSFLEELDKYPNLVVFQTFSKAWGCAAIRLGMAFASKEIIDILSKIKYPYNVNQLTQQQAISMLHKHYEIERWVKTLKEERDYLEAEFEKLPCTIKLFPSDANFFLVKVTDAVKIYNFLVGEGIIVRNRHNISLCCNCLRVTVGTRVENNTLLATLKKYQG, encoded by the coding sequence ATTCATAACTTAAAATTTAAAGAAGTGAAATCATTACAAGAATTAACCCGGCCGAATATCTGGAAATTAAAGCCATACTCTTCGGCACGTGATGAATATAAAGGAGCCACCGCTTCTGTTTTTCTGGATGCAAATGAAAATCCGTACAATACGCCTCACAACCGTTATCCGGACCCTATGCAATGTGAATTGAAAGCATTGTTATCGAAAATCAAGAAAGTATCTCCCGAACATATTTTTCTCGGAAACGGCAGTGATGAAGCCATCGACTTAGTCTTTCGTGCTTTCTGTGAACCGGGTAAAGACAATGTAGTAGCTATCGATCCTACTTACGGAATGTATCAGGTCTGTGCCGATGTGAACGATGTAGAATATCGAAAAGTATTGTTAGATGATAACTTCCAGTTCTCCGCTGACAAATTGCTGGCAGCTACTGACGAGCATACCAAACTTATTTTCCTTTGCTCACCTAATAATCCGACGGGAAATGATTTGCTCCGTTCTGAAATAGAAAAGGTTCTTTACCAATTTGAAGGATTGGTAATGTTGGATGAGGCTTACAATGATTTCTCGCAAGCTTCGTCTTTCCTCGAAGAGTTGGATAAATATCCCAATCTCGTCGTATTCCAGACATTCTCTAAAGCTTGGGGATGTGCAGCTATTCGTTTGGGAATGGCTTTTGCTTCCAAAGAGATTATTGACATCCTTAGTAAAATCAAATATCCCTATAATGTCAACCAATTAACCCAACAACAGGCTATTTCCATGTTGCATAAACATTATGAGATAGAGCGCTGGGTGAAAACGTTGAAGGAAGAACGTGACTATCTGGAAGCGGAATTTGAAAAGCTTCCATGTACTATTAAACTGTTCCCGTCTGATGCGAATTTCTTTTTGGTAAAAGTGACAGATGCCGTGAAAATCTACAATTTTTTGGTCGGTGAAGGAATTATTGTGCGTAATCGCCATAACATTTCACTTTGCTGCAACTGTTTACGTGTGACTGTCGGTACCCGTGTAGAGAATAATACACTATTAGCCACCCTTAAAAAATACCAGGGATAA
- the hisB gene encoding bifunctional histidinol-phosphatase/imidazoleglycerol-phosphate dehydratase HisB — protein MKKKVLFIDRDGTLVIEPPVDYQLDSLEKLEFYPKVFRNLGFIRSKLDFEFVMVTNQDGLGTSSFPEETFWPAHNLMLKTLEGEGITFDEILIDRSFPEDNAPTRKPRTGMLTKYLNNPEYDLAGSFVIGDRPTDVELAKNLGCRAIYLQNSAETLKEKGLEEFCTLATTDWDQIAEFLFAGERKAEVRRTTKETDIYVALNLDGNGTCDISTGLGFFDHMLEQIGKHSGMDLTIHVKGDLEVDEHHTIEDTAIALGECIYQALGNKRGIERYGYALPMDDCLCQVCLDFGGRPWLVWDAEFKREKIGEMPTEMFLHFFKSLSDAAKMNLNIKAEGQNEHHKIEGIFKALARALKMAIKRDIYHFELPSSKGVL, from the coding sequence ATGAAGAAGAAAGTGTTATTTATAGATAGAGATGGCACGTTGGTGATCGAACCTCCTGTAGATTACCAACTCGACTCATTGGAGAAACTGGAATTCTACCCGAAAGTATTTCGTAATTTAGGTTTTATCCGCAGCAAACTCGATTTTGAATTTGTGATGGTCACTAATCAGGATGGATTGGGTACATCTTCTTTTCCGGAAGAAACGTTTTGGCCTGCCCATAATCTGATGCTTAAAACATTGGAAGGAGAGGGGATTACTTTTGACGAGATTCTGATAGACCGTAGTTTTCCTGAAGATAATGCGCCCACCCGCAAACCACGTACCGGAATGTTGACGAAGTATCTGAATAATCCGGAATATGATCTTGCCGGGAGTTTTGTAATAGGTGATCGTCCTACGGATGTAGAACTAGCCAAGAATCTGGGTTGCCGGGCAATTTATCTGCAAAATTCAGCCGAAACCTTGAAAGAAAAAGGATTGGAAGAATTCTGCACCCTTGCAACGACTGACTGGGATCAGATAGCCGAGTTCCTTTTTGCCGGAGAGAGGAAAGCAGAAGTACGTCGTACAACGAAAGAAACGGATATTTATGTGGCTTTGAATCTGGATGGAAACGGTACTTGTGATATCTCTACGGGCCTTGGCTTTTTTGATCATATGCTTGAGCAGATTGGAAAACATTCTGGTATGGATCTGACGATTCATGTAAAGGGAGATCTGGAAGTGGATGAACATCATACAATTGAAGATACTGCTATTGCATTGGGTGAATGCATTTACCAGGCTTTAGGTAATAAACGTGGAATTGAACGTTATGGTTATGCTTTACCAATGGATGATTGTCTTTGTCAGGTTTGTCTGGACTTTGGTGGTCGTCCCTGGCTGGTTTGGGATGCCGAATTCAAGCGTGAGAAGATAGGAGAGATGCCAACGGAAATGTTTCTCCATTTCTTTAAGTCACTAAGTGATGCAGCAAAGATGAATTTGAACATCAAGGCGGAAGGACAGAATGAACATCATAAGATAGAAGGAATTTTTAAAGCCCTCGCCCGTGCTTTGAAAATGGCAATCAAGAGAGATATCTACCATTTTGAACTTCCATCCAGTAAGGGTGTTCTTTAA
- a CDS encoding dual specificity protein phosphatase family protein has translation MQKRILLCLLVIVLSVSLFGQNQKADKIILPDSDLTNLYKIDSGVYRSEQPSKEDFKALEKYGIGEVLNLRNRHSDNDEAKGTSIKLHRVKTKAHSISEKELIQALRIIKNRKAPIVFHCHHGSDRTGAVCAFYRIVFQNVSKEDAIHEMTEGGYGFHRIYKNIIRRIKEANVEQIREEVMAGGAL, from the coding sequence ATGCAAAAAAGAATCCTATTATGCTTATTGGTGATAGTCTTATCTGTTTCTCTTTTCGGTCAAAATCAGAAAGCGGATAAGATTATTTTGCCCGATAGTGATTTAACAAATTTGTATAAAATAGATTCGGGTGTATATCGTTCGGAGCAACCTTCAAAGGAGGATTTTAAAGCTTTAGAAAAGTATGGTATTGGAGAAGTACTTAATCTACGGAACAGACATAGTGATAATGATGAAGCCAAAGGAACAAGTATAAAGCTTCACCGTGTAAAAACCAAAGCTCATTCAATTAGCGAAAAGGAATTGATACAAGCATTACGCATTATTAAAAATCGTAAAGCGCCTATTGTTTTCCATTGTCACCACGGTTCTGATCGTACAGGGGCTGTTTGTGCGTTTTATCGCATCGTTTTTCAAAATGTTTCGAAAGAAGATGCTATCCATGAAATGACAGAAGGAGGCTATGGCTTTCATCGAATTTATAAGAATATTATTAGAAGAATTAAGGAAGCCAATGTGGAACAAATAAGAGAAGAAGTAATGGCGGGCGGAGCGCTATAA
- a CDS encoding NAD(+) synthase, which translates to MNYGFVKVAAAVPHVKVADCKFNVEKIESLIAVAEGKGVQIIIFPEMSITGYTCGDLFGQQLLLEEAEMALMQILNNTRQLDIISIVGMPVVVNSTVINAAVVIQKGKVLGVAAKTYLPNYKEFYEQRWFTSALQLTTNNVRLCGQIVPIGANLLFETSDTTFGIEICEDLWSTIPPSSSLALQGAEIIFNMSADNEGIGKNNYLCSLISQQSARCIAGYVFSSCGFGESTTDVVFAGNGLIYENGSLLARSERFSMEEQLIISEIDVERIRAERRINTTFAANQANLEDKKAVSIVTEFVNSKELTLTRKFNSHPFVPQGMELNEHCEEVFSIQVAGLAQRFVHTGAKTAVIGISGGLDSTLALLVCVKTFDKLGLSRKGILGITMPGFGTTDRTYHNAIDLMKSLGISIREISIKDACIQHFKDIDHDVNVHDVTYENSQARERTQILMDVANQTWGMVIGTGDLSELALGWATYNGDHMSMYGVNASVPKTLVKYLVQWVAENGMDENSKATLLDIVDTPISPELIPADENGEIKQKTEDLVGPYELHDFFLYYFLRFGFRPSKIFYLANIAFKDTYDEETIKKWLSTFFRRFFNQQFKRSCLPDGPKVGSISISPRGDWRMPSDASSAIWLKEIEAL; encoded by the coding sequence ATGAACTACGGATTTGTTAAAGTAGCCGCAGCTGTGCCACACGTAAAAGTGGCAGACTGTAAATTCAATGTAGAGAAGATAGAAAGTTTGATTGCAGTAGCCGAAGGAAAAGGAGTGCAGATCATTATATTCCCGGAAATGAGTATTACCGGATATACCTGTGGTGATCTATTCGGACAACAACTTTTGCTGGAAGAAGCAGAAATGGCCCTGATGCAGATTCTGAACAACACCCGCCAATTAGATATTATTTCCATTGTCGGTATGCCTGTAGTAGTCAACTCAACAGTTATCAATGCAGCCGTAGTGATTCAGAAGGGAAAAGTGCTAGGCGTTGCAGCCAAAACATATCTCCCGAATTATAAGGAGTTCTATGAACAACGCTGGTTTACCTCGGCCCTCCAGTTAACAACCAATAATGTGCGGCTATGCGGACAGATCGTTCCCATAGGTGCCAATCTACTTTTTGAAACTTCAGATACCACCTTTGGTATTGAAATATGCGAGGACCTTTGGTCTACTATACCTCCTAGTTCTTCGTTGGCACTACAAGGTGCAGAAATTATTTTCAACATGTCCGCAGACAATGAAGGTATTGGCAAAAATAATTATCTTTGTTCGCTTATCAGCCAACAATCTGCACGCTGTATTGCCGGATATGTATTCTCTTCGTGCGGCTTCGGAGAGTCTACTACTGACGTAGTCTTTGCCGGAAACGGATTGATTTACGAAAATGGAAGCCTTCTAGCGCGCAGTGAACGTTTCAGTATGGAAGAACAGCTTATTATCAGTGAAATTGATGTCGAACGTATCCGGGCAGAACGCAGGATAAATACAACCTTTGCAGCTAATCAAGCAAACTTAGAGGATAAAAAGGCGGTTTCTATTGTGACTGAATTTGTCAACAGCAAAGAACTAACCTTAACCCGGAAGTTTAATTCTCATCCTTTTGTACCGCAGGGAATGGAACTAAATGAACATTGCGAAGAAGTGTTCTCCATTCAGGTAGCGGGACTGGCACAAAGATTTGTTCATACAGGAGCTAAAACTGCCGTAATAGGTATCTCCGGTGGGTTAGACTCAACACTGGCATTACTTGTTTGCGTGAAGACCTTTGATAAACTGGGATTGTCTCGGAAAGGTATTCTCGGAATCACAATGCCTGGTTTTGGTACAACCGACCGTACCTACCATAATGCAATCGACCTAATGAAATCATTAGGTATATCAATTCGTGAGATTAGTATTAAAGATGCCTGCATCCAACATTTTAAGGACATCGACCATGACGTGAATGTGCATGACGTTACATACGAAAATTCGCAAGCGCGCGAACGTACACAAATACTGATGGATGTGGCCAATCAGACTTGGGGAATGGTTATCGGCACAGGGGACTTATCGGAACTTGCATTGGGATGGGCTACTTACAACGGTGATCACATGTCCATGTACGGGGTAAATGCGAGTGTTCCCAAAACACTTGTGAAATATTTGGTGCAATGGGTGGCAGAAAACGGTATGGACGAAAACTCGAAAGCTACTTTACTTGATATTGTAGACACTCCTATTAGCCCGGAATTGATTCCGGCAGATGAGAACGGAGAAATTAAACAGAAAACAGAAGACTTGGTAGGTCCTTATGAACTACATGACTTTTTTCTTTATTATTTCTTACGCTTCGGCTTCCGACCTTCCAAGATATTCTATCTGGCCAATATTGCATTCAAGGATACATATGATGAAGAAACTATCAAAAAATGGCTTTCCACTTTCTTCCGTCGTTTCTTTAATCAACAGTTCAAGCGTTCTTGCTTACCGGACGGACCTAAAGTAGGAAGCATTTCTATCAGCCCGAGAGGAGATTGGAGAATGCCGAGCGATGCCAGTTCAGCCATATGGCTTAAAGAAATAGAGGCCTTATAA
- a CDS encoding SusC/RagA family TonB-linked outer membrane protein — translation MRKSILLFVLFTLTSIPLLLFAQGGYQVTGHIISLEDNQPMIGVSVLEKGTTNGVITDMNGNYSITVTKSPAILQFSYIGMKTVEKQVTASVRIDLTMESSAQLVDEVVVVAYGVRKKGTIAGSVSTVKAEKMENVPAPSFDQALQGQTPGLMVLSNSGEPSKAATFQIRGTNSINSGTAPLFILDGVPISNSDFNTISPSDIEHISVLKDASSTSIYGARAANGVVVITTKRGRMSEAAKITFRTQLGFSQLANENWDLMNTAERIQYEKEVGLDAGKNYDKLGQTNINWLDKVYNSSAPLQNYELSVSGATEKVNYFVSGGYYNQDGIAVGSTFERFNFRANVEAKANEWLKIGTNSMLAYEEVEQSDDGEYALWAPISAAHFMMPYWDPYQKDGSLALQDDGSWTGTGENPLGWMTNNPLGNKKYKAISTFYAEINPIEGLTVRTQLGADYSHSTSFLQSFPSYKPNNNYGAARRTSTDMLNLTITNIANYRFMLKDLHSFNFMIGQEGVDYRYEAFHVTSRGQTNDFLTNISSGTTASSWSDTSTAYSYLSFFTRGEYNYDDRYYADFSVRADGSSRFGSNERWGTFWSIGLMWNLRKEKFMEKYSWLTNAQITLSTGTSGNSSIKDYEHLALVSSGLNYGGDAGIAPAQIGNEKLGWEKLWTTNVGLHLGFINRFNVDLEFYNKKTTDMLMSVPCSYSDTGFGYRWDNVGAMVNRGVELAVNADILQIKDFIWNISANISYNKNKITELYNGVTEYEDGITARKMVVGHPVGEFYMNRYAGVNPANGDALWYTKDGEITTEYNENDKVMMGKTYFAPWQGGFGTTLSWRGFSLNAQFSWVADRWMVNNDRYFEEGNGLFNGYNQSKRLLYDRWKKPGDLTDIPRHGVSPQMDSRFLEDASFLRLKNVMISYTFPQKWLHRTNFLNNARIYAQGQNLLTFTKFTGMDPESSNNIYKAQYPMSRQFSFGLEISF, via the coding sequence ATGAGAAAATCAATTCTCTTGTTTGTACTCTTTACTCTGACAAGTATCCCCCTGTTGCTTTTTGCACAGGGTGGATATCAGGTAACAGGACATATTATTTCGTTGGAAGACAATCAGCCGATGATTGGTGTGTCTGTTTTGGAGAAAGGTACGACGAATGGGGTAATTACCGACATGAATGGTAATTACAGTATCACAGTGACGAAATCCCCCGCCATTTTGCAGTTTTCTTATATCGGAATGAAAACGGTGGAAAAGCAGGTTACAGCATCTGTTCGTATTGATTTGACGATGGAAAGTAGCGCACAATTAGTGGATGAAGTGGTGGTGGTAGCGTATGGTGTACGTAAAAAAGGAACCATTGCAGGTTCTGTTTCTACGGTAAAAGCTGAAAAAATGGAAAATGTACCAGCGCCGAGTTTTGATCAGGCTCTTCAAGGACAGACACCGGGGTTGATGGTATTGTCTAATTCAGGTGAGCCAAGTAAAGCTGCTACCTTTCAGATCCGTGGTACTAATTCTATTAACTCAGGTACTGCACCTTTGTTTATACTAGATGGAGTTCCTATCTCAAATTCGGATTTTAATACGATTAGTCCGAGTGATATTGAACATATATCTGTATTGAAGGATGCTTCTTCCACTTCTATTTATGGTGCTCGTGCTGCAAATGGTGTGGTTGTAATAACAACGAAACGTGGACGTATGTCAGAAGCTGCCAAGATTACATTCCGTACACAACTTGGTTTTTCACAGCTCGCTAATGAAAATTGGGACCTGATGAATACGGCTGAGCGAATCCAATATGAAAAAGAAGTAGGGTTGGATGCTGGGAAGAATTATGATAAGCTGGGCCAGACGAATATTAACTGGCTTGATAAAGTTTATAATAGTAGTGCACCTTTGCAGAATTATGAGTTATCAGTAAGTGGAGCGACAGAGAAAGTAAACTATTTTGTTTCCGGTGGATATTACAATCAGGATGGTATTGCAGTTGGTTCCACTTTTGAACGTTTTAATTTCCGTGCTAATGTCGAGGCAAAAGCAAATGAATGGCTGAAAATAGGAACGAACTCTATGTTAGCTTATGAAGAAGTGGAACAGAGTGATGATGGAGAATATGCATTGTGGGCTCCTATCTCGGCAGCACATTTCATGATGCCATATTGGGATCCTTATCAAAAAGATGGGAGTTTAGCTTTGCAGGATGACGGAAGTTGGACGGGTACAGGTGAGAATCCTTTGGGTTGGATGACAAACAATCCGTTAGGCAATAAAAAATATAAAGCAATATCTACTTTTTACGCGGAAATTAATCCGATAGAGGGATTGACGGTTCGTACGCAATTAGGCGCTGATTATTCACATTCTACTTCCTTTCTTCAATCTTTTCCTAGCTATAAACCTAATAATAATTATGGTGCGGCAAGACGGACTTCAACAGATATGCTGAATCTTACTATTACGAATATCGCAAACTATCGTTTTATGTTGAAAGATTTACATTCGTTCAACTTTATGATTGGGCAAGAAGGAGTAGATTATCGTTATGAAGCTTTCCATGTGACATCACGGGGACAAACAAATGATTTTTTAACAAATATCAGTTCTGGAACCACTGCTTCTTCTTGGAGTGATACTAGTACTGCATATTCTTATCTGTCTTTTTTTACTCGTGGTGAATATAATTATGATGATCGTTATTATGCAGACTTTTCAGTTCGTGCAGATGGTTCTTCCCGTTTTGGTAGTAATGAGCGTTGGGGAACTTTTTGGTCGATAGGTTTAATGTGGAATCTGCGTAAAGAGAAGTTTATGGAAAAATATTCCTGGTTAACAAATGCGCAGATTACATTAAGTACAGGTACTTCCGGTAACTCATCTATTAAAGATTATGAACATTTGGCTCTTGTGTCTAGCGGATTGAACTACGGAGGAGATGCAGGTATTGCGCCTGCCCAAATTGGTAATGAGAAACTTGGTTGGGAGAAATTATGGACAACAAATGTCGGTTTACACTTAGGCTTCATTAATCGTTTTAATGTAGATCTTGAATTCTATAATAAGAAGACAACCGATATGTTGATGAGTGTGCCGTGTTCTTATTCGGATACAGGTTTTGGTTATCGTTGGGATAATGTCGGCGCAATGGTGAATCGTGGTGTCGAATTGGCTGTAAATGCAGATATACTCCAGATTAAAGATTTTATATGGAATATAAGTGCTAATATTTCTTATAATAAGAATAAGATAACAGAACTTTATAATGGGGTAACTGAATATGAAGATGGTATTACTGCACGCAAAATGGTTGTTGGACATCCTGTAGGAGAATTCTATATGAATCGCTATGCCGGAGTAAATCCTGCCAATGGCGATGCTTTATGGTATACTAAAGACGGAGAGATTACTACAGAATATAATGAAAATGATAAAGTGATGATGGGTAAAACCTATTTCGCTCCATGGCAAGGTGGTTTTGGTACAACCCTTTCATGGAGAGGCTTTTCATTGAATGCACAGTTTAGTTGGGTTGCTGATCGCTGGATGGTTAATAATGACCGTTATTTTGAAGAAGGAAACGGACTTTTTAATGGCTACAATCAGTCAAAACGTTTACTTTATGATCGTTGGAAGAAGCCGGGAGATTTAACAGATATTCCACGTCATGGTGTGTCTCCGCAGATGGACTCACGCTTTCTGGAGGATGCATCTTTCCTGCGTTTAAAGAATGTAATGATAAGCTATACCTTTCCACAAAAATGGTTGCATAGAACAAACTTCTTGAATAATGCCCGCATTTATGCTCAAGGGCAGAACCTATTGACATTTACGAAGTTTACAGGTATGGACCCTGAGTCTAGTAACAATATCTATAAGGCGCAATATCCTATGTCGCGCCAATTCTCATTTGGCTTAGAGATATCATTTTAA
- a CDS encoding RagB/SusD family nutrient uptake outer membrane protein: MIRKIKLYISLAAVVLSSTACLDKYPENAILQGDAIKTVEDVDQAVIGIYAGFKTTALYSGYLTLLPDIQTDLVYAVQGYTNVYGNIWRNEILATNPEIEDVYGTLYTIIGRCNFILDNVDQVEAGTTDDTKLERLENYKGEVYFARALAYSELLKCFCKAYESDEQAANELGLVLKSSYVNPQPLKRASLKDSYQFVMNDLEKATEYLALDEDDNTTLYNAGYFSIGTVNSLYARLYLYMRKWDKAVEYSSKVIDSKKYYLADATKKNYSTTYNDFQYMWQYDDATEIIWKVKFEVTSYGGALGSIFLNYDYTSYRPDYVPAQWVLNAYASADLRYNAYFANATTGYSHGLTCPLLIKYAGNQNFIAKQILFVNMPKPFRLAEQYLIRAEAYCQMGAAYYGKAGKDISTLRISRYSSYGGATNITKDNWLKTISEERVKELYMEGFRLNDLKRWHEGFERKEQKLTVSPGNKLKVDKDAPYFVWPIPQHELEAPGADIEPNDSNK; the protein is encoded by the coding sequence ATGATAAGAAAAATAAAATTATACATAAGCTTGGCTGCCGTAGTACTTTCGTCGACGGCTTGCCTTGATAAGTATCCGGAAAATGCTATTTTGCAAGGGGATGCCATTAAAACAGTAGAGGATGTGGATCAAGCTGTGATTGGTATTTATGCCGGATTTAAAACGACTGCGCTATATAGCGGATATCTAACTTTGCTTCCGGATATTCAGACGGACTTAGTATATGCTGTTCAAGGATATACAAATGTATATGGCAATATATGGCGTAATGAAATATTGGCGACAAACCCAGAGATTGAAGATGTCTATGGTACTTTGTATACCATCATTGGTCGCTGTAATTTCATACTTGATAATGTTGATCAAGTGGAGGCGGGAACTACTGATGACACGAAGTTGGAAAGGTTGGAAAACTACAAGGGAGAAGTTTATTTTGCTCGTGCTTTGGCTTATTCTGAATTACTGAAGTGTTTTTGCAAAGCGTATGAGAGTGATGAACAAGCTGCCAATGAATTGGGATTGGTTTTGAAGTCCAGCTATGTTAATCCGCAACCATTAAAACGTGCGTCTCTGAAAGATTCCTATCAGTTTGTGATGAATGACTTGGAAAAGGCTACCGAATATTTGGCATTGGATGAAGATGATAATACTACACTTTATAATGCTGGATATTTTTCTATCGGTACTGTTAACTCTCTTTATGCTCGTTTGTATTTGTATATGCGGAAATGGGATAAAGCTGTTGAATACTCTAGTAAAGTGATTGATAGTAAGAAGTATTATCTGGCAGATGCGACAAAAAAGAACTATTCAACTACTTATAATGATTTCCAATATATGTGGCAATATGATGATGCAACAGAAATTATCTGGAAAGTCAAATTTGAAGTAACTTCTTATGGTGGTGCATTGGGTTCTATATTCCTTAATTATGACTATACCTCTTATAGACCGGATTATGTACCTGCTCAATGGGTGCTTAATGCCTATGCATCAGCAGATTTGCGTTATAATGCTTATTTTGCTAATGCTACTACTGGTTATAGTCATGGACTGACTTGCCCGCTTCTGATAAAATATGCAGGAAATCAGAATTTTATAGCAAAACAGATTCTGTTTGTTAATATGCCGAAACCTTTCCGTTTGGCTGAGCAATATTTAATCCGTGCTGAGGCTTATTGTCAGATGGGAGCTGCTTATTATGGAAAAGCCGGGAAAGATATTTCTACTTTGAGGATATCTCGTTATTCTTCTTATGGCGGTGCTACAAATATCACTAAAGATAATTGGTTGAAAACAATCAGTGAAGAACGTGTGAAAGAACTTTATATGGAAGGATTCAGGCTTAACGACTTGAAACGTTGGCATGAAGGATTTGAGCGTAAGGAGCAGAAACTCACCGTATCACCGGGTAATAAATTGAAAGTCGACAAGGATGCCCCATATTTTGTATGGCCTATCCCACAGCATGAATTAGAAGCTCCGGGAGCTGATATCGAACCAAATGATAGCAATAAATAA
- a CDS encoding DUF4984 domain-containing protein, which produces MKRLFIGMGVVMALTVGLSGCGDAAKTTYNGPDYVMFADTMSLFPVQNSQDYFTVPVASTVACDYDRTFAVEVDEKASNAIEKKHYVIESNTVTIKAGERAADLKIRGIYENIGKTDSLSITLRLVSNDETRWDLYGTKTRIEMMKSCPFDLNVFTGWCKVTSSFYQDYMNNIDFRLIQTEIDKKEENTIIMHDFFYKGYDLKLKFDPSDPMEPFVEMDEQVLGSTSEAFGTIYGNGKLMVKQPSIYTSYYNVCQTFVLQYITVYVKDVDTVGTYINILEWISDEEAERLLAGQN; this is translated from the coding sequence ATGAAACGATTATTTATAGGAATGGGTGTAGTGATGGCGCTCACAGTTGGTTTATCCGGTTGTGGTGATGCTGCTAAAACTACGTATAATGGTCCCGACTATGTAATGTTCGCCGATACGATGTCGCTTTTTCCGGTACAGAATAGTCAAGACTATTTTACAGTACCTGTGGCATCTACTGTAGCTTGCGATTATGACCGTACGTTTGCTGTTGAAGTAGACGAAAAAGCAAGTAATGCAATTGAAAAGAAGCATTATGTCATTGAATCAAATACAGTGACTATTAAGGCTGGTGAACGTGCGGCAGATTTGAAGATCCGGGGTATTTATGAGAATATTGGAAAAACAGATTCACTTTCGATTACATTACGTCTTGTTTCTAATGATGAAACACGGTGGGATTTGTATGGAACGAAGACACGTATAGAAATGATGAAATCTTGTCCGTTCGATTTGAATGTCTTTACTGGATGGTGTAAAGTGACTTCATCTTTTTATCAGGATTATATGAATAATATCGACTTTCGTCTTATACAGACTGAAATAGATAAGAAAGAAGAAAATACGATTATCATGCATGACTTCTTTTATAAAGGGTATGATTTAAAATTAAAATTTGATCCGTCTGATCCAATGGAACCTTTTGTAGAAATGGATGAACAAGTATTGGGTAGTACTTCTGAGGCTTTTGGCACTATTTACGGGAATGGGAAGTTAATGGTAAAACAACCATCGATTTATACTTCCTATTACAATGTTTGTCAGACTTTTGTTTTGCAGTATATCACTGTTTATGTGAAGGATGTAGATACTGTTGGTACCTATATTAATATTCTTGAGTGGATTAGTGATGAAGAAGCAGAACGTTTGCTAGCGGGTCAGAACTGA